From Actinopolymorpha cephalotaxi, one genomic window encodes:
- a CDS encoding HIT family protein, with protein MWTPHRMAYILGENKPRGDGPGDGCPFCDIPDRSDEDGLVVTRGKVAFAVLNLYPYNPGHLMVCPYRHVADYTELTDEETDEVARLTKQAMRAVREVSGAQGFNIGLNQGPVAGAGIAAHLHQHIVPRWAGDTNFMPIVGGTRVLPVLLRETRALLARSWPTD; from the coding sequence CTGTGGACGCCGCACCGGATGGCCTACATCCTCGGCGAGAACAAGCCGCGCGGCGACGGTCCGGGCGACGGATGTCCGTTCTGCGACATCCCGGACCGCTCCGACGAGGACGGGCTGGTGGTCACCCGCGGCAAGGTCGCCTTCGCCGTGCTCAACCTCTACCCCTACAACCCCGGCCACCTGATGGTCTGCCCGTACCGCCACGTCGCCGACTACACCGAGCTCACCGACGAGGAGACCGACGAGGTGGCCCGGCTCACCAAGCAGGCCATGCGTGCGGTGCGGGAGGTGTCGGGCGCGCAGGGGTTCAACATCGGGCTGAACCAGGGCCCGGTCGCCGGCGCCGGAATCGCCGCCCACCTGCACCAGCACATCGTGCCGAGGTGGGCGGGCGACACCAACTTCATGCCGATCGTCGGCGGAACCAGGGTGCTGCCGGTGCTGCTGCGCGAGACCCGGGCGCTGCTGGCGAGGTCCTGGCCGACCGACTGA
- a CDS encoding cupin domain-containing protein, whose protein sequence is MTNEPIALNEALASFDARWSPRIVTRVNDYDVRVAKAEGDHVWHVHDDTDEFFLVLDGELHIALREPAGERTVVLRPGSVFTVPRGTEHKPSAPSGASVLLLEPTGTSSVGDRHDEVPGHVDATVGHELGT, encoded by the coding sequence ATGACCAACGAACCGATCGCGCTGAACGAAGCGCTGGCATCCTTCGACGCGCGGTGGAGCCCGCGCATCGTCACCCGGGTCAACGACTACGACGTCCGGGTCGCCAAGGCCGAAGGCGACCACGTCTGGCACGTCCACGACGACACCGACGAGTTCTTCCTGGTCCTCGACGGGGAGTTACACATCGCTCTTCGGGAACCCGCCGGCGAGCGGACCGTGGTCCTGCGGCCCGGATCGGTCTTCACCGTTCCGCGGGGCACCGAGCACAAGCCGTCCGCGCCGTCGGGTGCGTCGGTCCTGCTCCTCGAGCCCACCGGGACCTCCAGCGTGGGCGACCGGCACGACGAGGTGCCCGGCCACGTGGACGCCACCGTCGGGCACGAGCTGGGTACCTGA
- the thrS gene encoding threonine--tRNA ligase produces MSEITVTVVRSGEHAEAEVTTGTTAGAALGVQPGDRSVVAARVNGELRDLAWPLSAGDEVEPVAIDSTDGRAILRHSTAHVLAQAVQELFPEAKLGIGPPVENGFYYDFDVAEPFHPDDFKRIEKRMQEIVKEGQAFSRRVVGDDDARTELAGEPYKLELIGLKGGAGAAAEGAGVEVGGGELTIYDNLRRDGELAWKDLCRGPHLPTTRTIPAFKLMRVAAAYWRGSEKNPQLQRIYGTAWESRDALKAYLQRLEEAERRDHRKLGRELDLFSFPDELGSGLAVFHPKGGVIKREMEDYVRRRHLEEGFQYVGTPHLTKQGLFETSGHLPYYADTMFPPMELEGANYYVKAMNCPMHNLIYRSRGRSYRELPLRFFEFGAVYRFEKSGVVHGLTRVRGMTQDDSHSYVAPEQAADEIKHLLGFVLGLLKDFGLDDFYLELSTRDDSDKFIGSDEQWAEATKILEDTAKETGLELVPDPGGAAFYGPKISVQTRDAIGRTWQMSTIQYDFNQPAGFGLEYQAADGSRQQPVMIHSAKFGSIERFLGVLVEHYAGAFPPWLAPVQVVGIPITDEHVPYLRDVAAKLAEHGIRVEIDTSDDRMQKKIRNAQKQKVPYMLLAGDDDVAKGAVSFRYRSGEQKNGVPVDEAVAEILEAVRSRVQV; encoded by the coding sequence GTGTCCGAGATCACCGTCACCGTCGTCCGTTCCGGCGAGCACGCCGAGGCCGAGGTGACGACGGGCACGACGGCCGGTGCGGCGCTCGGCGTCCAACCGGGCGACCGCTCCGTCGTGGCCGCCCGGGTCAACGGCGAGCTGCGCGACCTCGCCTGGCCGCTGTCGGCCGGCGACGAGGTGGAGCCGGTGGCGATCGACAGCACCGACGGCCGGGCGATCCTGCGGCACTCCACCGCGCACGTGCTGGCCCAGGCGGTGCAGGAGCTCTTCCCCGAGGCGAAGCTCGGCATCGGCCCGCCGGTGGAGAACGGCTTCTACTACGACTTCGACGTCGCCGAGCCGTTCCATCCCGACGACTTCAAGCGCATCGAGAAGCGCATGCAGGAGATCGTCAAGGAGGGGCAGGCGTTCTCCCGGCGGGTGGTCGGCGACGACGACGCCCGCACCGAGCTGGCCGGCGAGCCGTACAAGCTGGAACTCATCGGTCTCAAGGGCGGTGCCGGCGCGGCCGCGGAGGGCGCCGGCGTCGAGGTGGGCGGCGGCGAGCTGACCATCTACGACAACCTGCGCCGCGACGGCGAGCTGGCCTGGAAGGACCTGTGCCGCGGACCGCACCTGCCCACCACCCGCACCATCCCGGCGTTCAAGCTGATGCGGGTGGCGGCGGCGTACTGGCGGGGCAGTGAGAAGAACCCCCAGCTGCAGCGCATCTACGGCACCGCCTGGGAGTCCCGCGACGCGCTCAAGGCCTACCTCCAGCGGCTGGAGGAGGCCGAGCGGCGCGACCACCGCAAGCTCGGCCGCGAGCTGGACCTCTTCTCCTTCCCCGACGAGCTCGGCTCCGGCCTCGCGGTGTTCCACCCCAAGGGCGGTGTCATCAAGCGGGAGATGGAGGACTACGTCCGCCGGCGCCACCTGGAGGAGGGCTTCCAGTACGTCGGGACGCCGCACCTCACCAAGCAGGGGCTGTTCGAGACCTCCGGGCACCTGCCGTACTACGCCGACACGATGTTCCCGCCCATGGAGCTGGAGGGCGCGAACTACTACGTCAAGGCGATGAACTGCCCGATGCACAATCTGATCTACCGCTCGCGGGGCCGCTCCTACCGCGAGCTGCCGCTGCGGTTCTTCGAGTTCGGCGCGGTCTACCGGTTCGAGAAGTCCGGCGTCGTGCACGGCCTCACCCGGGTGCGCGGCATGACCCAGGACGACTCGCACTCCTACGTCGCGCCCGAGCAGGCGGCCGACGAGATCAAGCACCTGCTCGGCTTCGTGCTCGGGCTGCTCAAGGACTTCGGGCTGGACGACTTCTACCTCGAGCTGTCCACCCGCGACGACTCCGACAAGTTCATCGGCTCCGACGAGCAGTGGGCCGAGGCCACCAAGATCCTCGAGGACACCGCCAAGGAGACCGGCCTGGAGCTGGTGCCCGACCCGGGCGGCGCGGCGTTCTACGGCCCGAAGATCTCGGTGCAGACCCGGGACGCGATCGGGCGCACCTGGCAGATGTCGACCATCCAGTACGACTTCAACCAGCCGGCCGGGTTCGGGCTGGAGTACCAGGCGGCCGACGGGTCGCGACAGCAGCCGGTGATGATCCACTCGGCAAAGTTCGGGTCGATCGAACGGTTCCTCGGCGTCCTGGTCGAGCACTACGCCGGCGCGTTCCCTCCCTGGCTGGCGCCGGTCCAGGTGGTCGGGATCCCGATCACCGACGAGCACGTGCCCTACCTCCGCGACGTCGCCGCGAAGCTCGCCGAGCACGGCATCCGGGTCGAGATCGACACCTCCGACGACCGGATGCAGAAGAAGATCCGCAACGCGCAGAAGCAGAAGGTGCCATACATGCTGCTGGCCGGCGACGACGACGTCGCCAAGGGTGCGGTGTCGTTCCGGTACCGCTCCGGTGAGCAGAAGAACGGCGTGCCGGTCGACGAGGCGGTGGCAGAGATCCTCGAGGCCGTACGCAGCCGCGTCCAGGTCTAG
- the sthA gene encoding Si-specific NAD(P)(+) transhydrogenase: MYDYDLLVIGSGPGGQKAAIAGAKLGRRTAVVEKRHMIGGVCINTGTIPSKTLREAILYLTGLNQRELYGSAYRLKDDITVADLSARTQHVIGREIDVIRSQLARNRVQMLFGVGRFVDDHTVAVTGPDGGVRTVTADRIVIAVGTRPARPSSVAFDGRSIVDSDQLLEMDQIPSSMVVVGAGVIGIEYASMFAALGSKVTVVERRDRMLDFCDLEIVEALKYQLRDLAVTFRFNETVARVDHHDGATLTVLESGKRIPADTVMYSAGRQGVTEGLEVGNAGLEADARGRIKVDEFYRTAVPHIYAVGDVIGFPALAATSMEQGRRAAYHALEEPVGTEMGELQPIGIYTIPEISYVGRTEDELTEANVPFEVGISRYRELARGAILGDSYGMLKLLVHAEERTLLGVHVFGTGATELVHIGQTVMGCGATVDYLVDAVFNYPTLAESYKVAALDAMNKMRAVQRFLT; this comes from the coding sequence ATGTACGACTACGACCTGCTCGTCATCGGATCCGGGCCCGGCGGCCAGAAGGCCGCGATCGCCGGTGCCAAGCTCGGCCGCCGCACGGCGGTGGTGGAGAAGCGGCACATGATCGGCGGTGTCTGCATCAACACCGGGACCATTCCGTCCAAGACGCTGCGCGAGGCGATCCTCTACCTCACCGGGCTCAACCAGCGGGAGCTGTACGGCTCGGCGTACCGGCTGAAGGACGACATCACCGTCGCCGACCTGTCCGCGCGTACCCAGCACGTCATCGGCCGCGAGATCGACGTGATCCGCAGCCAGCTCGCCCGCAACCGCGTGCAGATGCTGTTCGGCGTGGGCAGGTTCGTCGACGACCACACCGTCGCGGTCACCGGACCCGACGGCGGCGTACGCACCGTCACCGCCGACCGGATCGTGATCGCGGTCGGCACCCGCCCGGCCCGGCCGTCCTCGGTGGCCTTCGACGGTCGCAGCATCGTCGACTCCGACCAGCTGCTGGAGATGGACCAGATCCCGTCGTCGATGGTGGTGGTCGGCGCCGGGGTGATCGGTATCGAGTACGCCTCGATGTTCGCCGCCCTGGGCAGCAAGGTCACGGTGGTCGAACGCCGCGACCGGATGCTGGACTTCTGCGACCTGGAGATCGTCGAGGCGCTGAAGTACCAGCTGCGCGACCTCGCGGTGACGTTCCGGTTCAACGAGACGGTGGCCCGGGTCGACCACCACGACGGCGCGACGCTCACCGTCCTGGAGAGCGGCAAGCGGATCCCGGCCGACACGGTGATGTACTCCGCGGGCCGGCAGGGCGTCACCGAGGGGCTCGAGGTCGGCAACGCCGGGCTGGAGGCCGACGCCCGCGGCCGGATCAAGGTCGACGAGTTCTACCGCACCGCCGTACCCCACATCTACGCCGTGGGCGACGTGATCGGCTTCCCCGCGCTGGCGGCCACCTCGATGGAGCAGGGCCGGCGGGCCGCCTACCACGCGCTGGAGGAACCCGTCGGTACCGAGATGGGCGAGCTGCAGCCGATCGGCATCTACACGATCCCCGAGATCAGCTACGTCGGCCGCACCGAGGACGAGCTGACCGAGGCGAACGTGCCGTTCGAGGTGGGGATCTCCCGCTACCGCGAGCTGGCCCGCGGCGCCATCCTGGGCGACAGCTACGGCATGCTCAAGCTGCTCGTGCACGCGGAGGAGCGGACGCTGCTCGGCGTGCACGTGTTCGGCACCGGAGCGACCGAGCTGGTGCACATCGGGCAGACCGTGATGGGCTGCGGAGCCACCGTCGACTACCTCGTGGACGCGGTGTTCAACTACCCCACGCTGGCGGAGTCCTACAAGGTCGCGGCGCTGGACGCCATGAACAAGATGCGGGCCGTGCAGCGCTTCCTGACCTGA
- a CDS encoding acetylxylan esterase, with product MPLTFDMPREQLATYTGTNPRPADFDEYWDAALAELDALDPKVELEPADFQTAFAECFHLWFQGTGGARVHAKLLRPRNAAEQHPGVVHFHGYSGRSADWSELLGHVAMGYTVAALDCRGQGGLSEDVGGVTGWTLRGHIVRGLDDGLAQAPEKLYYRHVYLDTALLARIVMGMDDVDENRVGATGGSQGGGLTLACAALEPRIRRAAPTFPFLTDYRRVWDLDLAKNAYAELQEWFRRFDPLHEREDEVFTTLGYVDVQHLAPRIRAEVLMGVGLGDQVCPPSTQFAAYNKITSPKSLRMYPDYGHEGLPGNGDAIYTFLAQL from the coding sequence ATGCCCCTGACGTTCGACATGCCGAGGGAACAGCTCGCGACGTACACCGGCACCAACCCCCGGCCCGCGGACTTCGACGAGTACTGGGACGCCGCGCTGGCAGAGCTGGACGCCCTCGACCCGAAGGTCGAGCTGGAGCCGGCCGACTTCCAGACGGCGTTCGCCGAGTGTTTCCACCTGTGGTTCCAGGGCACCGGCGGCGCCCGGGTGCACGCCAAGCTGCTGCGCCCCCGCAATGCCGCCGAGCAGCACCCCGGCGTGGTCCACTTCCACGGCTACTCCGGCCGCTCGGCCGACTGGTCGGAGCTGCTCGGCCACGTGGCGATGGGATACACCGTCGCCGCGCTGGACTGCCGCGGCCAGGGCGGGCTGTCGGAGGACGTCGGCGGGGTGACGGGCTGGACCCTGCGCGGGCACATCGTCCGCGGGCTCGACGACGGCCTGGCACAGGCCCCCGAGAAGCTCTACTACCGCCACGTCTACCTCGACACCGCCCTGCTGGCCCGGATCGTGATGGGCATGGACGACGTGGACGAGAACCGCGTCGGCGCCACCGGCGGCAGCCAGGGCGGCGGGCTGACCCTCGCCTGCGCGGCTCTGGAGCCCAGGATCAGGCGGGCCGCGCCGACGTTCCCGTTCCTGACCGACTACCGGCGGGTGTGGGACCTCGACCTGGCCAAGAACGCCTACGCCGAACTGCAGGAGTGGTTCCGCCGCTTCGACCCGCTGCACGAGCGCGAGGACGAGGTCTTCACCACCCTCGGGTACGTCGACGTCCAGCACCTCGCGCCGAGGATCCGGGCGGAGGTCCTGATGGGTGTGGGGCTCGGTGACCAGGTGTGCCCGCCGTCCACGCAGTTCGCGGCGTACAACAAGATCACCAGCCCGAAGTCGCTGCGGATGTACCCCGACTACGGCCACGAGGGCCTGCCCGGCAACGGCGACGCGATCTACACCTTCCTGGCGCAGCTGTAG
- a CDS encoding carbohydrate kinase family protein: MIAVVGHTCVETTVPDGLLGDADAFGEHVLSTSVSGVGVNVASALHTLGQDVRFASVVGQDLLGDVCVRTLAARGLDPTHVVRATPATAQSLVRYDPDGRRRNLVDLKDVQRAAYPPELVPGLLADVRLAVLGTIGYARPLLAEARERGVPVAADVQAVSGPDDAYNRDWLAGADLLFASHERLDLPPGDFVAAQHRRHGTAVVVVGLGADGALLGVRGEPPVHVPAVRTRAVVSTVGAGDALFAAFLDGWSRGLDPRAALSRAAYFASWKVGAAGGAAGFLDRDGLDALVAAGP; this comes from the coding sequence GTGATCGCGGTCGTCGGGCACACCTGCGTCGAGACGACCGTGCCCGACGGCCTGCTGGGCGACGCCGACGCGTTCGGTGAGCACGTCCTGTCCACCTCGGTGTCCGGGGTCGGCGTCAACGTGGCGTCGGCGCTGCACACGCTGGGTCAGGACGTCCGCTTCGCGTCGGTCGTCGGCCAGGACCTGCTCGGTGACGTGTGCGTACGCACGCTCGCCGCCCGCGGGCTGGACCCGACCCATGTCGTACGGGCGACCCCCGCCACCGCGCAGTCGCTGGTGCGGTACGACCCGGACGGCCGGCGCCGCAACCTCGTCGACCTCAAGGACGTCCAGCGCGCGGCGTACCCACCGGAGCTGGTGCCCGGACTGCTCGCGGACGTACGGCTGGCCGTGCTCGGCACCATCGGCTACGCCCGCCCGCTGCTGGCCGAGGCCCGTGAGCGCGGGGTGCCGGTGGCCGCCGATGTCCAGGCGGTGTCCGGCCCGGACGACGCCTACAACCGTGACTGGCTGGCCGGGGCGGACCTGCTGTTCGCCTCCCACGAACGCCTCGACCTCCCACCTGGGGACTTCGTCGCCGCGCAGCACCGTCGGCACGGAACCGCCGTCGTCGTGGTCGGGCTCGGAGCGGACGGCGCGCTGCTCGGTGTCCGCGGCGAACCGCCCGTGCACGTTCCTGCCGTCCGCACGCGGGCCGTGGTCAGCACGGTCGGGGCCGGCGACGCGTTGTTCGCCGCGTTCCTGGACGGGTGGTCCCGCGGACTGGACCCGCGCGCCGCGCTGTCGAGGGCGGCGTACTTCGCCTCCTGGAAGGTCGGCGCGGCCGGGGGAGCGGCCGGGTTCCTGGACCGGGACGGCCTCGATGCCCTGGTCGCGGCCGGGCCCTGA